In Thiospirochaeta perfilievii, a single window of DNA contains:
- the rsxC gene encoding electron transport complex subunit RsxC → MKLKSFPKGGIHPPHRKNSMYSKDDLNATIPSIAIIPLSQHIGAPAKCVVKVGDIVKEEDLIGESVGFVSANIHTPIPGEVIEIKDVYLPSGRVSPAVVIETKGEFTRLGKPLEVSSWEGLDKSELVDIIKRQGIVGLGGATFPTHVKLTLPEGVELEHLIINAAECEPYLSSDHVLMLEYSKEITTGLKILKKILDPKNIYVGMEVNKKDAGELLTNTFKEESLDASVVLLKNKYPQGAEKNLVRAIIGKEIPSGKLPLSVGVINLNVSTVYAIYEAVCLNRPLVERFVTIAGGAVKKPGVYRVRVGSTAKSLIEECGGLIEEPSKVIFGGPMMGFTVFDLDVPITKGTSGILALTKKEVNAAKTTNCLKCGRCVDGCPMGLLPSKLYKLIDHNKYDEALDEGLNDCVECGSCAYNCPAHLFLVQQFRSGKSIVRRSKGAK, encoded by the coding sequence ATGAAGTTAAAGAGTTTTCCAAAAGGGGGGATACATCCTCCACATAGAAAAAATTCAATGTATAGTAAGGATGATTTAAATGCAACAATTCCATCTATTGCTATTATACCTCTATCTCAACACATTGGTGCTCCTGCAAAATGCGTTGTTAAAGTAGGAGACATTGTAAAAGAAGAAGATCTTATTGGTGAATCTGTTGGTTTTGTTTCGGCAAATATCCATACACCAATACCCGGGGAAGTTATAGAGATAAAAGATGTCTATCTTCCAAGTGGACGAGTTAGTCCTGCAGTTGTTATAGAAACAAAGGGTGAATTTACCAGGTTAGGTAAACCCTTAGAAGTAAGTTCCTGGGAAGGATTAGATAAAAGTGAATTAGTTGACATAATAAAAAGACAAGGTATAGTTGGATTAGGTGGAGCAACATTTCCAACTCATGTTAAATTAACCCTTCCAGAGGGTGTGGAACTTGAGCATTTAATAATAAACGCTGCAGAGTGTGAACCCTATCTCTCTAGTGACCATGTATTAATGCTTGAATATAGTAAAGAGATAACAACTGGACTTAAAATCTTAAAGAAAATTCTAGACCCAAAAAATATATATGTGGGAATGGAAGTAAATAAAAAAGATGCAGGGGAGTTATTAACTAATACTTTTAAAGAAGAGTCCCTAGATGCAAGTGTTGTATTATTAAAAAATAAGTATCCCCAGGGAGCTGAGAAGAATTTAGTTAGAGCAATAATTGGTAAGGAAATTCCAAGTGGTAAATTACCCCTATCTGTTGGAGTAATTAATCTTAATGTTTCTACAGTTTATGCTATTTATGAGGCAGTATGTTTAAATAGACCACTAGTTGAACGTTTTGTTACTATAGCTGGTGGAGCAGTTAAAAAACCTGGTGTATATAGAGTTCGAGTTGGTTCAACTGCAAAATCTTTAATAGAAGAGTGTGGTGGGTTAATTGAAGAGCCATCAAAGGTTATTTTTGGTGGTCCGATGATGGGTTTCACTGTTTTTGATCTAGATGTGCCTATTACAAAGGGAACATCGGGGATTCTTGCTTTAACTAAAAAAGAGGTTAATGCTGCTAAAACTACTAACTGTTTAAAGTGTGGAAGATGTGTCGATGGTTGTCCTATGGGGTTATTACCATCAAAATTATATAAACTTATTGACCATAATAAATATGATGAAGCATTGGATGAGGGGTTAAACGATTGTGTAGAGTGCGGCTCCTGTGCCTACAATTGTCCTGCCCATCTATTTTTAGTGCAACAGTTTAGATCTGGTAAATCAATCGTAAGAAGAAGTAAGGGAGCTAAGTAG
- a CDS encoding pseudouridine synthase, producing MNKDKYEYFTIAENDSDKRIDSVIRRFLPLMPLKNIFKSIRSGDIRVNNLKVKQNHKLKIGDTIAIYKPYLQQKKTDTKNVVKEIDKDRVIYENRDILIYNKPRGVLVHGEKNSLDFQIRNYLKDKVEESLSFSPGPLHRLDRNTQGLIAFSVSLNGAREFTNLLKNGGIRKFYIAVVDGIHSKKEVWKDSISRNEMENKSYVTSEGKISETIFKPIFSKDNYTIALLEIKTGRTHQIRVQCSAHNKPLTGDIKYNKNTKYKKYYLSAISLSFVKKSDIIDINNISMPFSKISDSLISNLFTSLEIKNIDMLIQKELERV from the coding sequence GTGAATAAAGATAAATATGAATACTTTACAATTGCTGAGAATGACTCAGACAAACGTATAGATAGTGTTATAAGAAGATTCTTGCCACTAATGCCTCTTAAAAACATATTCAAAAGCATTAGATCAGGGGACATAAGGGTCAATAATTTAAAAGTAAAACAGAATCACAAACTTAAGATTGGAGACACTATAGCAATATACAAACCCTATCTACAGCAAAAAAAGACTGATACTAAAAATGTCGTAAAAGAAATCGATAAAGATAGAGTAATTTATGAGAATAGAGATATTTTAATTTATAATAAACCTAGAGGAGTATTAGTCCACGGCGAGAAGAATAGCCTGGATTTCCAAATTAGAAACTACCTAAAGGATAAAGTAGAAGAGAGTCTATCATTTTCCCCAGGTCCACTACATAGATTAGACAGAAATACCCAGGGATTAATAGCCTTTAGTGTATCTCTTAATGGTGCAAGGGAGTTTACTAACCTATTAAAAAACGGAGGTATAAGAAAATTCTATATTGCAGTTGTTGATGGTATACATAGTAAAAAAGAGGTATGGAAAGACTCTATAAGCAGAAACGAGATGGAAAATAAGAGTTATGTAACTAGTGAGGGGAAAATTTCAGAGACAATATTCAAACCAATTTTTTCAAAGGATAACTACACTATAGCTCTATTGGAGATAAAAACAGGACGGACCCACCAAATAAGAGTACAGTGTTCAGCCCACAATAAACCACTTACAGGTGATATTAAATACAATAAAAATACAAAATATAAAAAATACTATTTAAGTGCTATTTCATTATCATTTGTTAAAAAAAGTGATATTATTGATATAAATAATATAAGTATGCCTTTTTCCAAAATTTCAGATAGTTTAATTTCAAACTTATTTACTAGTCTAGAAATTAAAAATATTGATATGCTTATACAGAAGGAGCTAGAAAGAGTATGA
- a CDS encoding tetratricopeptide repeat protein: MKKILLLIITVQYSIFSQDLLIKTSDNYNFSYESSVQNIEEIVTKCESFNNFINKELKLSRDIGLRDILVFKTKTSYNYYLQSIGVKEREDYILIQYSNNSSKLIIYLDDEDPNKSLNYHLILQYMAFYASDAPYWFTIGISTYYECSNRSNWIDLLQRTNNKENIFTTLLNSDRESIKPYHSWIVIDFLINSKDKGYNRLLWDTLSYIKYSDQENKELIINRNFSTYKLDKDLYAYLLEQKGYEEYMNIGIDQYQNKEFEKAIKNFLLALKLEENQYSPEYYLALCYSQLEDYNRSNSHFTLSLDKGAPKDVVYYSIGINYFKERNFKQAKKYLDEIEDKMYIKMAEEVLNEIRKY, encoded by the coding sequence ATGAAAAAAATATTACTTCTAATTATTACAGTTCAATACTCAATTTTTTCCCAGGACTTATTAATAAAAACATCGGATAACTATAATTTTAGTTATGAATCCTCAGTTCAAAACATAGAAGAGATAGTAACAAAGTGTGAATCTTTTAATAATTTTATTAATAAAGAATTAAAACTAAGTAGGGACATAGGCTTAAGGGATATCCTTGTTTTTAAGACAAAGACTTCATATAATTACTACCTGCAAAGTATTGGAGTAAAAGAGAGAGAAGACTATATTTTAATTCAATATAGTAATAATAGTTCTAAATTAATAATTTATTTAGATGACGAGGATCCAAATAAGAGTCTAAATTACCACTTAATTCTACAATATATGGCTTTTTATGCTTCAGATGCTCCATACTGGTTTACTATAGGTATTTCTACCTATTATGAGTGTAGTAATCGTAGTAATTGGATAGACCTTCTACAAAGGACAAATAATAAAGAAAATATTTTTACAACACTTTTAAACTCAGATAGGGAGAGTATAAAACCCTACCATTCATGGATAGTTATTGATTTTTTAATTAATAGTAAGGATAAAGGATACAATAGACTACTATGGGATACTCTATCCTATATTAAGTATAGCGATCAAGAAAATAAAGAACTAATTATAAATAGAAACTTCTCAACCTATAAACTAGATAAAGACCTATATGCCTACTTATTAGAACAGAAGGGTTATGAAGAGTATATGAATATTGGTATTGACCAGTATCAAAATAAAGAGTTTGAAAAAGCTATCAAAAACTTTCTTTTAGCTCTTAAATTAGAAGAGAATCAATATAGTCCTGAGTACTATTTAGCCCTCTGTTATAGTCAGTTAGAAGATTACAACAGATCCAATTCACACTTTACACTATCCTTAGATAAAGGAGCCCCTAAGGATGTAGTTTACTACTCTATAGGTATTAACTACTTTAAAGAGAGGAATTTTAAGCAGGCTAAAAAATATTTAGATGAGATTGAGGATAAGATGTATATTAAAATGGCAGAAGAAGTACTTAATGAAATCAGAAAATATTGA
- the pgeF gene encoding peptidoglycan editing factor PgeF, whose product MKSENIDILEWNIFRDIEVKTGITTRRGGFSNPPFDSLNLAKHTGDNIEYVDKNREILCNKIGSEKSSYTSGIQVHGDNIHLVDSSNKGLNNFECDALITRDKNILLNIFVADCVPIVVYDKAKSIGAVCHCGWKGSKKKLLKKVIYFLIDNYNSYRSDILIGIGPSIGPCCYNVSKDLFESFKTKKMEGFVKKNSYYLDLKLINKNQALSVGIPDDNIEIMDYCTSCNNNLFYSFRKEGESSGRFSCFLEITS is encoded by the coding sequence ATGAAATCAGAAAATATTGACATTCTAGAATGGAATATATTTAGAGATATAGAGGTAAAAACCGGTATTACAACTAGAAGGGGTGGTTTTAGTAACCCTCCCTTTGACTCTCTGAATCTAGCAAAACATACAGGTGATAACATAGAATATGTGGATAAAAACAGAGAGATTTTATGCAATAAAATAGGTTCAGAAAAATCAAGTTATACCAGCGGTATCCAAGTTCATGGGGATAATATACACCTTGTTGATAGTAGTAATAAGGGCTTAAATAATTTTGAGTGTGACGCTTTAATTACAAGGGATAAAAATATTCTTTTAAATATCTTTGTAGCAGACTGTGTGCCAATTGTTGTCTATGATAAGGCGAAGAGTATTGGTGCTGTTTGCCATTGTGGATGGAAGGGTAGTAAAAAAAAATTACTAAAGAAAGTTATTTACTTTCTTATTGATAATTATAACTCTTATAGATCTGATATATTAATTGGTATAGGTCCATCAATTGGGCCATGTTGTTATAATGTATCAAAGGACCTTTTTGAGAGTTTTAAAACTAAGAAAATGGAAGGTTTTGTTAAAAAAAACAGCTATTACTTAGATCTTAAACTGATAAATAAAAACCAAGCCCTAAGTGTAGGTATTCCAGATGATAACATTGAAATTATGGATTATTGTACTTCTTGTAACAATAATTTGTTTTATTCATTTAGAAAGGAAGGAGAATCATCTGGTAGATTCTCCTGCTTCTTAGAAATTACTTCTTAA
- a CDS encoding DEAD/DEAH box helicase encodes MKFDDYAFSAEIKSGIQKANFTECTPVQEKTFNYVLEGRDVYAQSQTGTGKTAAFLISIFHLLQTEKHLNSKALIVVPTRELAVQIKDEADILGQDLNFKAGCFYGGTSYKAQESLLENGVDIVIATPGRLLDFSKQGKIKFSEFSILVVDEADRLFDMGFVDDIRKIFNATKNVKDKVTLLFSATMNPSVGNISWEYMKNPGEIFIEAEQLTVEAIKQELYHVGKDEKMSILLGLLNRENPDSAIIFTNTKHMAHEISKRLDHNGYKNEYLMGDLPQKKRLSIVNSVKEGKVKFLVATDVAARGLHVDDLSLVINYDLPLDSENYVHRIGRTARAGKNGKAITLACENYVYSLSGIEDYIDSKIPVFPTTEDLFLEDTSSHLRFSLNEYKNRGKDNRNNDNRNRDNRNRDNKKEMLETVITLIKNVIMRLKKSD; translated from the coding sequence ATGAAATTTGACGATTACGCATTTAGTGCGGAAATTAAAAGCGGGATTCAGAAAGCAAACTTTACTGAATGTACTCCCGTTCAGGAAAAAACCTTCAATTACGTATTAGAAGGAAGGGATGTATATGCACAATCCCAAACAGGTACTGGTAAAACTGCAGCTTTTTTAATATCCATATTCCACTTATTACAGACAGAGAAACACTTAAACAGTAAGGCTCTAATTGTAGTTCCAACAAGGGAATTAGCTGTACAGATAAAAGATGAAGCGGATATTTTAGGACAGGATTTAAATTTTAAAGCGGGTTGTTTCTATGGTGGAACAAGTTATAAAGCCCAGGAGAGTCTATTAGAAAATGGTGTAGATATTGTTATAGCTACACCTGGTCGTTTATTAGACTTTAGTAAGCAGGGAAAGATAAAGTTTAGTGAATTTTCAATTCTTGTAGTAGATGAAGCAGATAGACTTTTTGATATGGGTTTTGTTGATGATATTAGAAAAATATTTAATGCAACAAAAAATGTTAAAGATAAGGTTACTCTTTTATTTAGTGCTACAATGAATCCAAGTGTTGGAAATATCTCATGGGAGTATATGAAAAACCCTGGGGAAATTTTTATTGAGGCTGAACAGCTAACAGTAGAGGCTATTAAGCAGGAACTTTACCATGTTGGGAAAGATGAAAAGATGAGTATTCTTCTTGGTCTTCTAAACCGGGAAAATCCTGATTCTGCAATTATTTTCACAAATACAAAACATATGGCCCACGAAATATCTAAAAGATTGGATCATAATGGGTATAAAAATGAGTATTTAATGGGTGACTTACCCCAAAAGAAGAGACTTAGTATTGTAAATAGTGTTAAGGAGGGTAAGGTTAAGTTTTTAGTAGCTACAGATGTTGCTGCTAGGGGATTACATGTTGATGACCTCTCTTTGGTTATTAACTATGATCTGCCCCTTGATTCTGAAAACTACGTTCATAGAATTGGAAGAACTGCCAGGGCAGGTAAAAATGGGAAAGCTATAACCTTAGCCTGTGAGAATTATGTTTATAGTCTCTCTGGGATTGAGGATTATATAGATTCAAAAATTCCTGTATTCCCAACAACTGAAGATCTATTTTTAGAAGATACAAGTTCCCACCTAAGATTTAGTTTAAATGAGTATAAAAATCGTGGAAAGGATAATAGAAACAACGATAATCGAAATAGAGACAACAGAAATAGGGATAATAAAAAAGAGATGTTAGAAACAGTAATAACTTTAATAAAAAACGTAATAATGAGACTGAAGAAGAGCGATTAA
- a CDS encoding GSCFA domain-containing protein: MEKSFYINSITPVKVEKAPFTMDVDTRSFLIGSCFSENIYKIFYNYHLNSFNSPFGSIYNPISIAQSLKRLIHAELITKEECIISDGLYQHFDFHSKVGDTSINNYIEKINSSIKESSIKLLNSDLLIITLGTAFTYQRDGRSVNNCHKQPKSEFNRRVLEIEEIVKALETPLIELKKRNNRLNIVLTLSPVRHLRDDPKENSLSKAVLRVAIDKIVKDLDIYYFPSYEILLDELRDYRWYDESLNHPSSRAIEYITQKFFFATSSNGLNQYLEKIQKLNSMLSHRIINPGSETSQKFIKTRDRLLLELQREYYYLENLKGIRSSQYL; encoded by the coding sequence ATGGAAAAATCTTTTTATATAAACTCTATAACCCCAGTAAAAGTAGAGAAGGCTCCATTTACCATGGATGTTGATACTAGGTCATTTTTAATAGGTTCTTGCTTCTCAGAAAATATATACAAAATATTTTATAATTATCATTTAAATAGTTTTAACTCCCCTTTTGGTTCTATATACAATCCTATATCAATAGCACAATCCCTAAAAAGATTAATACATGCAGAACTAATAACCAAGGAGGAGTGTATAATAAGTGATGGACTCTATCAACATTTTGATTTTCACTCAAAGGTTGGAGATACCTCCATTAATAACTACATAGAAAAGATAAACAGTTCAATTAAAGAGTCATCTATAAAACTTTTAAACAGTGACTTACTAATAATAACCCTTGGAACTGCTTTTACCTACCAGAGGGACGGAAGAAGTGTTAATAATTGCCACAAACAACCAAAATCAGAGTTTAATAGAAGGGTCTTAGAAATAGAAGAGATAGTAAAAGCATTAGAAACACCACTTATAGAGTTAAAAAAAAGAAATAACAGACTCAATATAGTTCTTACCCTAAGCCCAGTTAGGCACTTAAGGGATGACCCTAAAGAGAACTCATTAAGTAAGGCTGTTTTAAGGGTAGCAATAGATAAAATAGTAAAAGATCTTGATATTTACTACTTTCCTTCCTACGAAATACTTCTTGATGAATTAAGGGATTACAGATGGTACGATGAGTCTTTAAACCACCCTAGCAGTAGGGCTATAGAGTATATAACACAAAAGTTTTTCTTTGCAACAAGTAGTAATGGGTTAAATCAGTACCTGGAAAAGATACAAAAATTAAACAGTATGTTAAGTCATAGAATTATAAACCCCGGAAGCGAAACTTCACAAAAATTTATTAAAACCAGAGATAGACTATTACTTGAATTACAAAGGGAGTATTACTACTTAGAAAATTTAAAAGGGATTAGATCATCTCAGTATCTTTAA
- a CDS encoding LysR family transcriptional regulator: protein MNLERLQIFYAVAIEKSFSNAAKRINKTQSAVSQSIRLLENEVGETLFQRNNRTVLLSEAGRILFEHAVSIIESIEVAQVRIDSLKNLQEGELTISSSMTSACYMLPEVLKKFKNKYPGVKIILKNGLSNQAADMVANKESDVGIVMLPINNPKLICKPLVVREDVVITSINHELNMVEDFSVKSLLDYEFILLDKEAHTRQYINTHFDLIGAIPKVAMEVGNMEIIKQMVKLNFGISVIPRIAVKGEEGKSLNVRRVFNKDECRKIGVVYRKSDKVKITTKVFIEMIIDHFKDTEMI, encoded by the coding sequence ATGAATTTAGAAAGATTACAGATTTTTTATGCAGTAGCTATTGAAAAGAGTTTTTCCAATGCCGCTAAACGAATAAATAAAACACAGTCAGCTGTAAGTCAGTCTATCAGACTCTTGGAAAATGAAGTAGGAGAAACTCTATTTCAAAGAAACAATAGAACAGTTCTACTCTCAGAGGCTGGGAGAATTTTATTTGAACATGCTGTCTCTATAATAGAGTCTATAGAAGTTGCTCAAGTTAGGATTGATTCTCTTAAAAACTTACAAGAGGGGGAGTTAACAATAAGCTCTAGTATGACCTCTGCATGTTATATGCTTCCAGAAGTTTTAAAAAAGTTTAAAAATAAGTATCCAGGAGTAAAAATTATACTTAAAAATGGACTCTCTAATCAGGCAGCGGATATGGTTGCGAATAAAGAGAGTGATGTTGGTATAGTAATGCTCCCAATAAATAATCCTAAACTAATATGTAAACCCTTGGTTGTAAGAGAAGATGTAGTAATTACTTCCATAAATCATGAATTAAATATGGTTGAAGACTTTAGTGTTAAATCCCTACTTGATTATGAGTTTATTCTCCTAGATAAAGAGGCCCATACAAGACAGTATATAAACACTCATTTTGACTTAATAGGAGCAATCCCAAAGGTAGCTATGGAAGTTGGTAATATGGAAATTATCAAACAGATGGTAAAACTTAACTTTGGTATCTCTGTTATTCCTAGAATCGCAGTAAAGGGTGAAGAGGGGAAGAGTTTAAATGTCAGAAGAGTTTTTAATAAAGATGAGTGTAGAAAAATTGGTGTTGTTTATCGAAAAAGTGATAAGGTTAAGATAACAACCAAAGTATTTATAGAGATGATTATTGATCATTTTAAAGATACTGAGATGATCTAA
- a CDS encoding anti-sigma factor antagonist (This anti-anti-sigma factor, or anti-sigma factor antagonist, belongs to a family that includes characterized members SpoIIAA, RsbV, RsfA, and RsfB.): MELKIRKSSNIYIIDIQGEMDLYNSYKLKDLVMKMLEKKVTKFVINLDKVEYIDSSGIGALIYICSTIKKMNLQLLVTNVHGSVKKVIELTKLMGYFPMAATVNDAIKTL, translated from the coding sequence GTGGAATTAAAAATTCGTAAAAGCTCTAATATCTATATTATAGATATACAAGGAGAGATGGATTTATACAATTCTTACAAACTTAAAGACCTAGTTATGAAAATGCTAGAGAAAAAGGTAACAAAGTTTGTAATAAATCTTGATAAGGTAGAGTATATCGATTCAAGTGGAATTGGAGCGTTAATATATATATGCTCAACTATAAAAAAGATGAACCTTCAACTACTAGTAACTAATGTTCATGGATCTGTAAAGAAGGTTATAGAACTTACAAAATTAATGGGTTATTTCCCAATGGCGGCTACTGTAAATGATGCCATAAAAACTCTTTAA